A window of the Harpia harpyja isolate bHarHar1 chromosome 25, bHarHar1 primary haplotype, whole genome shotgun sequence genome harbors these coding sequences:
- the LOC128135904 gene encoding LOW QUALITY PROTEIN: zinc finger protein 345-like (The sequence of the model RefSeq protein was modified relative to this genomic sequence to represent the inferred CDS: substituted 1 base at 1 genomic stop codon), with protein MQESYESLILLDFPIPKPNVISRLELEEELGVPDPNDSKEWEILRVAPADDGTGSENEDEAPEPDGPELAELDVILSRGAEEGVPQSPVLGDACQSHCGTPWDPRSPPEERPARPPRGGAAASGRGGRRARRGDVPKTCGQCEKTFSRRSELLIHQRLHTGEKPYKCLDCGKSFTRSSNRNAHQRIHSGDRPYKCPDCGKSFGQSSDLAKHQRLHAGERPYACAKCGKSFSWSSDLVVHQRIHTGERPYKCPQCGKSFNRSSNLNTHQRTHLGERPYKCADCGKSFSYSSAFLKHQRTHTGEKPYQCAGCGKSFFESSALIRHQRIHTGETPYQCPHCRKSFKQSSSLITHLRTHTGEKPYKCGDCGKSFIVSSALIRHQRIHLGXHPNICVECGKSFAQSAALLAHRRSHGGEKPFACLDCGKSFGLSANLLRHRRAHAGRRPQSCRDCGKEVGATTASPAPRPPGQKPYKCVDCGKSFGRPKQPPASPSGKRRRRDGPSGEKPPAVAIPNTCAECWQSFSQNSDLVKHMRIHTGEKPYACPHCGKRFNVSSNLIRHQRIHTGEKPYACADCGKSFTDKSTLTQHRRIHTGEKPYACAYCGKSFSRSSHHKRHQRTHAGQNPVSLLPLWPYPSQPC; from the exons ATGCAGGAGAGCTACGAGTCCCTGATCCTGCTGG ACTTCCCGATTCCCAAGCCTAACGTCATCTCCCggctggagctggaggaagagctgGGGGTGCCGGACCCGAACGACTCCAAGGAATGGGAGATCCTCAGGGTGGCCCCCGCAG ATGACGGGACGGGGAGCGAGAACGAGGACGAGGCTCCCGAGCCGGACGGCCCTGAGCTGGCGGAGCTGGACGTCATCCTGTCCCGGGGGGCTGAGGAGGGTGTCCCCCAGAGCCCCGTGCTCGGGGATGCCTGCCAGAGCCACTGCGGCACCCCCTGGGACCCCCGGAGCCCCCCCGAGGAGCGGCCAGCACGGCCCCCCCGTGGCGGGGCAGCGGCCAGCGGCCGAGGGGGGCGGCGGGCACGGCGGGGGGACGTGCCGAAAACCTGCGGGCAGTGCGAGAAGACCTTCTCCCGGCGGTCGGAGTTGCTGATCCACCAGCGGCTGCACACGGGGGAGAAGCCCTACAAGTGCCTGGACTGCGGGAAGAGCTTCACCCGCAGCTCGAACCGCAATGCCCACCAGCGCATCCACAGCGGGGACAGGCCCTACAAGTGCCCCGACTGCGGGAAGAGCTTCGGCCAGAGCTCGGACCTGGCGAAGCACCAGCGGCTGCATGCCGGCGAGCGGCCCTACGCCTGCGCCAAGTGTGGGAAGAGCTTCAGCTGGAGCTCAGACCTCGTCGTCCACCAGCGCATCCACACCGGCGAGCGGCCCTACAAGTGCCCCCAGTGCGGAAAGAGCTTCAACCGCAGCTCCAACCTCAACACGCACCAGCGGACCCACCTGGGCGAGCGGCCCTACAAGTGCGCCGACTGCGGCAAGAGCTTCAGCTACAGCTCAGCCTTCCTCAAGCACCAGCGGACCCACACCGGGGAGAAGCCCTACCAGTGCGCCGGCTGCGGGAAGAGCTTCTTCGAGAGCTCAGCCCTGATCCGCCACCAGCGCATCCACACCGGGGAGACCCCCTACCAGTGCCCCCACTGCAGGAAGAGCTTCAAGCAGAGTTCATCCCTCATCACCCACCTGCGCACCCACACCGGGGAGAAGCCCTACAAGTGCGGCGACTGCGGCAAGAGCTTCATCGTCAGCTCGGCCCTCATCAGGCATCAGCGGATCCACCTGGGATAG CACCCCAACATCTGCGTGGAGTGCGGCAAGAGCTTCGCGCAGAGCGCAGCGCTGCTGGCCCACCGGCGCAGCCACGGTGGGGAGAAGCCCTTCGCCTGCCTCGACTGCGGCAAGAGCTTCGGCCTCAGCGCCAACCTGCTGCGGCACCGGCGTGCCCACGCTGGCAGGAGGCCGCAGAGCTGCCGGGACTGCGGGAAGGAGGTGGGCGCCACCACCGccagcccagccccgcgcccccccggcCAGAAGCCCTACAAGTGCGTCGACTGTGGGAAGAGCTTTGGCCGTCCCAAgcagccccctgccagcccctcagGGAAGCGCCGGCGGCGGGACGGCCCCAGTGGGGAGAAGCCACCAGCCGTGGCCATCCCCAACACCTGCGCCGAGTGCTGGCAGAGCTTCAGCCAGAACTCCGACCTGGTGAAGCACATGCGCATCCACACCGGGGAGAAGCCCTATGCCTGTCCCCACTGCGGGAAGCGCTTCAACGTCAGCTCCAACCTCATCCGCCACCAGCGCATCCACACCGGCGAGAAGCCCTATGCCTGCGCCGACTGCGGCAAGAGCTTCACCGACAAGTCCACCCTCACCCAACACCGCCGCATCCACACGGGCGAGAAGCCCTACGCCTGCGCCTACTGTGGCAAGAGCTTCAGCCGCAGCTCCCACCACAAGCGGCACCAGCGAACCCACGCAGGGCAAAACCCcgtctccctcctgcccctctggccctaccccagccagccctgctag
- the LOC128135879 gene encoding zinc finger protein 239-like: MCSSMSSVLAWVCSTKSRNRRLLETTPPTPLQQLCTSHQPPDQGTEGSQPRMDPGARSSEAGASWGDTGAGDSQEESPERGSTLPSRAGAASPGQETEQKRGGGAGEAPSQTNTCEACGKSFSLRSNLLTHRRSHLGERPYACPECGRCFGQSSHLLTHQRLHTGERPYRCRDCGRSFNVNSDLVKHRRTHTGERPYSCPECGRRFGSSSNLTRHQRLHTGERPYRCPDCGESFRDCSSLTIHRRAHTGERPYPCPACGKAFADSSLLAKHQRTHRAEKSFACPDCGKSFSTSSYLLRHRRTHLPEKPYRCGECGRGYSQFAHLTTHQRVHTGERPYVCPECRKSFTTSSALTKHKRVHTGERPYVCPDCGKSFTQSSNVITHWRLQHGTSL; the protein is encoded by the exons ATGTGCAGCAGCATGTCTTCTGTTCTGGCTTGGGTTTGCAGCACCAAATCGAGGAACAGACGGCTGCTGGAGACGACGCCACCCACTCCTTTGCAGCAGCTTTGTACGTCGCACCAACCACCTGACCAG gggACGGAGGGCTCCCAGCCACGCATGGACCCAGGCGCCCGCAGCTCTGAGGCAGGAGCGAGCTGGGGAGACACCGGGGCAG GTGACAGTCAGGAGGAGAGCCCGGAGAGGGGGAGCACATTGCCAAGCAGAGCAGGAGCCGCGTCCCCCGGGCAGGAGACGGAGCAGAAGCGTGGCGGCGGTGCCGGGGAAGCGCCGTCACAGACCAACACCTGCGAGGCGTGCGGGAAGAGCTTCAGCCTGCGCTCCAACCTGCTGACCCACCGCCGCAGCCACCTGGGCGAGCGGCCCTACGCCTGCCCCGAGTGCGGGCGCTGCTTCGGGCAGAGCTCCCACCTCCTCACCCACCAGCGGCTGCACACCGGGGAGCGGCCCTACCGCTGCCGTGACTGCGGCCGCAGTTTCAATGTCAACTCGGACCTGGTGAAGCACCGGCGGACGCATACAGGCGAGCGGCCCTACTCCTGCCCCGAGTGCGGGCGCCGCTTCGGCAGCAGCTCCAACCTCACCCGGCACCAGCGGCTGCACACAGGCGAGCGGCCCTACCGTTGCCCCGACTGTGGCGAGAGCTTCCGGGACTGCTCCTCGCTCACCATCCACCGGCGCGCCCACACCGGCGAGCGGCCCTACCCCTGCCCGGCATGCGGCAAGGCCTTTGCTGACAGCTCACTGCTGGCCAAGCACCAGCGCACGCACCGCGCCGAGAAGTCCTTCGCCTGCCCCGACTGCGGCAAGAGCTTCTCCACCAGCTCCTACCTGCTGCGGCACCGGCGCACCCACCTGCCTGAGAAGCCCTACCGCTGTGGGGAGTGCGGCCGGGGCTACAGCCAGTTCGCCCACCTCACCACCCACCAGCGGGTTCACACCGGCGAGCGACCCTACGTCTGCCCCGAGTGCCGCAAGAGCTTCACCACCAGCTCGGCACTCACCAAGCACAAGCGTGTCCACACCGGCGAGCGGCCCTATGTCTGCCCCGACTGCGGCAAGAGCTTCACCCAGAGCTCCAACGTCATCACCCACTGGCGCCTGCAGCACGGCACGTCCCTCTGA
- the LOC128135822 gene encoding translation initiation factor IF-2-like has protein sequence MPPCPVLPPMSLIPSCAPRPSPPPCPRTDDSAGSGGVLPPAPAHGSGAGPPGPRAAALHQRRQPRPLGGRGRGRLPAGSVRDGRERRRPVADRPLRAAGSPPEPRRCRSALRPRPRPGLREGVSRRLGASRAGTRGGRCCRGRFCLRARARARGGARWVSRGAAADGGGGGRSRWRSGASRPWKPRSPSRRRGCRRPSGQGSRPPQPPPPPALGRPRAPPPRRARAVRPAGAAGLNGVPPAKAAGVNPSWCSVILYFAACNFKSGE, from the exons atgCCCCCTTGTCCCGTCCTGCCCCCCATGTCGCTCATCCCCTCCTGCGCCCCACGTCCGTCCCCCCCACCGTGCCCCCGCACCGACGACtccgcgggcagcggcggggtCCTGCCGCCGGCGCCAGCCCACGGCAGCGGCGCTGGGCCGCCGGGCCCCCGGGCCGCAGCCCTGCACcagcgccgccagccccggcccctgGGGGGTCGCGGCCGGGGGCGCCTCCCCGCAGGGAGCGTCCGGGACGGGCGGGAGCGTCGTCGGCCCGTCGCCGACAGGCCGCtccgggcggcggggagcccgccggagccccggcgctgccggtccgccctccggccccggccccggcccggcctccgcGAGGGCGTTTCTCGGCGGCTCGGGGCCTCCCGCGCCGGTACCCGCGGCGGCCGCTGCTGCCGCGGCCGCTTCTGCCtgcgggcccgggcccgggcccggggcggcgCTCGGTGGGTGTCGCGCGGGGCGGCGGCagatggcggcggggggggccgctCCCGTTGGCGTAGCGGAGCTTCTCGCCCGTGGAAGCCGCGATCGCCGTCTCGGCGCCGCGGCTGCCGCCGCCCGAGCGGTCAGGGCTCccggccgccgcagccgccgccgccgccggcgctgggCAGGCCGCGGGCTCCGCCGCCTCGCCGCGCCAGGGCCGTCCGCCCCGCCGGAGCGGCCGGGCTGAACGGCGTGCCGCCGGCGAAGGCGGCGG GTGTTAATCCCAGTTGGTGCtctgttattttgtattttgctgcttgtaattttaaaagtgggGAGTAA